In the genome of Peromyscus eremicus chromosome 1, PerEre_H2_v1, whole genome shotgun sequence, the window ACAGATACACTTCCCaaagaaacatacagaaacaTTCTCTCTGAATGTGCATGGAACATGGACTGTGGTAGAGTATAATCTGAGTTACATAAGAGATCTCAAAAACTTTAACAAGGTATCATCTGATCATATGGTAATCAACAACTAAGGACATATTTTGTGAATAATGAGATAAATAAGACATCAAAAGACCTtgatacttttaaataaatgaaaaattaaaaaacacaatagaaattTGGGGgatacaattaaataaatattgtagTCAAATTTTTCACTGgtctgccagctcacaaataaagacatggaaacttattactaattatgaaatctcagctgttagcttaggcttgtttttaactagttcttataatgtaacccatttctattaatttataattgTAACAAGAAAATTTTGTATCTAGCCACATTTTCATTTGCTTGATAGAGTGACTAAGATGATCATTCATACCATTTACAAATTACTACAAAAGAAGTGATTTAAAGCTTGTCTGTTTTGAACTATGGACATGAAAGAACGAATGTACATTGTACATTCTACATGTACATCTCTACATGTAGAAATTAAGGAATACACATTGCTTTGAAAGGTTTCACAGCTTGGTAGAGGAGATACAACTACTTCAGAAAAATCTTTGTTGCCAGAGGAAATTCAGAGTTCAGTTGTGTATATATTTCTGTCCTCACTAAAATTTCAGTACTTATACAATGCCTGGTGAGAACTTCTCAGAAGTTAGACAGTAGGGTGAGAGGAATCAGCAATTCCTGTGTCCTTCAGAACATACACTTGGCCTTTGTGGAGGCCTTCATACAAGTAAACTTTTAACTTCATCTCAATGATATCACTataacatggaagaaggaatcaGAAATCTAGTGGGTACTAACTAGCAAGACATTTGCAAGTTCTCCTGACCTGAGCAAGTAAGAAGACACTGCAATGAAGAGAGAGGCCTCTGTTGTACAATACTTTTTGACTCTTTGGGTGAcatattaaaagaaacacagaaaaagttTGATTAGTCCAATTCACAGGGATCAGGTGAATTCTTtgatgtagaaagcacagtaatGTTAGGAGCagcaaagacaagagggaaaagGCATTGAGAATTGTGGCCTTTGATTCTTTAAAGAATCATAGTGACAGGATGAACTGAAAGTTATAGATAGGGACAAGAATAAAGCATTGTAGAATTTTTACATAAGTTTACCacattatttttttggtttttttgagacagggtttctctgtgtagctttgcacctctcctggaactcactctgtagcccaggctggcctcgaactcacagagatctacctgcctctgtctccgaagtgctgggattaaaatcatgcacCACAATCGCCTGACCAAGTTTACACATTTATGTATTTCCTTGCCTGGTATCACTTGCTACTTTTTCTCTATTTATGGGTACAACGTCTGATGTCTATTAGGGTACTCTGGAAAAACTTGACTCACATAAGAGATCTTCTCACTTAGTGTTGTATGCTGTGGGACACCTGGCATCTACCAGTGACCTTCTTGAAGGCAGCCTTCACATCCTTGTTTCGTAGACTGTAGATTAGAGGGTTCAGCATGGGAATGACCACAGTATAGAAGACAGACACAATTTTGTCTTCTTCCAGGGATTTTCTTGAATCACTCCGTATGTACATGAAGATGAGGGTCCCAAAtaaaagagccacaacagtgaggtgGGAGACACATGTAGTAGAGAAAGTCTTGAATCTTCCACCTGAAGACTTCATCCTCATGACAGCCTTGATGATGAGCAGGTAGGAAATGAGTATGATGAAGGCATTGGCTAAAATGACAAAGTTCCCAAAAAAGACAATGATAATCTCAGCATTTGTTGTGTCACTGCAGGCCAGCTTCAGCAGAGGTGGAAGGtcacaaaagaagaaattgaTGTGATTATTTtcacagaaggagagggagaaggtaCATGTGGTTCTTAAGATGGCTCCTGATACTCCACAGACATAGGCTCCCACTACCAAACACCAGCATCTTTGAGGGCTCATGGCCACAGTGTAGAGCAGTGGGTTGCTAATAGCAACATAGCGATCATAGGCCATCACAGACAGTAGGAAACACTCTGTACCTGCACAGATGGTGAAAAAGAAGAACTGGGTAGCACAGTGACCATAGGAgatgactgttttgcctgtagCCAGTGTAGCCAGGATCTGAGGAGTGATGACTGAAGTGTAGCAGGCATCCAacacagagagatggctcaggaagaAGTACATTGGTGTGTGGAGTTGGACATCTACCTGGATGAGCAGGACCATGCCCAAGTTCCCCAGGATGGTGACAAGATAGAAGCTGAGAAACACCAGAAAGAGGGGAATCTCCCACTCAGGGTGGTCAGTAAAGCCCATTAAGATGAATTCATTTAGTATGGTGAGGTTATTCTTGGCCATGGATTCAATGTTGACAGTTTGTTTACCAGAAGATAAGAGTGAACTGAAGGACAAAAtctttttcttagttttggaagtatTAGATCTTATTTTTAtagaacatatttttttctttaaaacttctcTTTCTGATTAATTCTGGTGTAAatttgaaatgttctgtaaagaTAAGAGGCACATCCTCCTAAGATTTAAAAAAGACCAAGATGTCTGTTCCTCTGTGTCAACACTCGCACACCTACTAGATGACCATCTCGTTCAAATATGAACCTCTATCAACCAACAATTCAACATATTAGTTCTCATTTAGGACCTGGATTCTGTTACTTTTTACAGTTTGTTCCCTGACCTTACTTTTAGCCCTCTAGACACTTGTAACAATTTAAtcatcttctctcaaaagccttCCTAACATATGGAAATGAAGAGCCTGTTCTTTGTGTTGACTAATCCCTTATTGCACACATCCAtaaaattttcttattatttgatACTTGACTactcaacaagacaaaatgggcTATTCAGATAGTACTAATATCtaaaagtttttcattttacCCCAGTCTTTATCACTCCAGATCAGAAGGTATCATCTTTAATGTACTGCACTTCATTTTTGCAATATTTGTTACACCATAATTACAAGTATATTCAGTCTTGTAGTGATCTTATCTTTTACTTCAGGTCCTTTGGTCAAGTTATCTAACTCCTTTGTGCCTCAATTCCTTTTGATGGTAATTTATTTAGCATACAAAATGATTGGTTTCATTATAGAATGTatat includes:
- the LOC131896986 gene encoding olfactory receptor 9I1-like produces the protein MAKNNLTILNEFILMGFTDHPEWEIPLFLVFLSFYLVTILGNLGMVLLIQVDVQLHTPMYFFLSHLSVLDACYTSVITPQILATLATGKTVISYGHCATQFFFFTICAGTECFLLSVMAYDRYVAISNPLLYTVAMSPQRCWCLVVGAYVCGVSGAILRTTCTFSLSFCENNHINFFFCDLPPLLKLACSDTTNAEIIIVFFGNFVILANAFIILISYLLIIKAVMRMKSSGGRFKTFSTTCVSHLTVVALLFGTLIFMYIRSDSRKSLEEDKIVSVFYTVVIPMLNPLIYSLRNKDVKAAFKKVTGRCQVSHSIQH